The genomic interval CTGCTGCAGAGGATTAGGGACAAAGGAGTCGAGGTTCTTGAAGTCCTGCTGCATGTCGGTCTGGGAACGTTTCGGCCGGTAAAGACGGAAGAAATCACCGAGCACCAAATGCACACGGAATATTTCAGCATCGATTTTGAGACTGCCGCCAGAATCTCTCTGGCCAAAAAAGAAGGCCGCAGGGTGATTGCGGTTGGGACAACCGTAGTCCGGACGTTGGAATCCGCAGCGGGACTTTGTCAAGATGCTTCCGGGAATGTGCTGTCCGAGACCGAAGGATGGACGGATATTTTTATCTACCCCGGATATCAATTCAAAATTGTCGATGCCATCATCACAAATTTCCACTTTCCGCGCTCGACACTGCTGATGCTGGTCAGTGCCTTTGCAGGCCGGGAATTGATTTTGGAAGCGTATCAGACTGCAGTCCGTGAGGAATATCGTTTCTTCAGTTTTGGGGACGCCATGTTTTTAGTTTAACATGGGAAAGATGCACGCATTCTAGTTCCCGTTAACACATGAGGAATGCCATGTTTCCGGGTTGATTTCACAAAAAAGAGAGGAAGAAATGTTTTGGCTGCCGTTAAACTGGAAATACTAAAGAAAGACACCCGTACCAAGGCCCGTCTGGGAAGACTTCATACGCCTCATGGCATGATAGAGACGCCTGTGTTTATGCCGGTGGGAACTCAGGCTACCGTAAAATCGGTCAGCCCAGAAGAACTGAAGGCTCTCGGAGCCAACATGATCTTAAGCAATACCTATCATCTGTTTTTGCGTCCGGGTCACGAACTGATTAAACGCGCAGGCGGCCTGCATAGATTTATGAACTGGGATGGCGCGATTTTGACCGACAGCGGGGGGTTCCAGGTTTTCAGTCTCGGGGATTTACGGAAAATCACCGAAGAGGGCGTGGAATTCCGCTCCCATCTTGATGGCTCCAAACAATTCTTAAGTCCGGAAAAAGCGACGGCAATCCAAATCGCTCTTGGTTCGGATATTGTAATGGCTTTTGATGAGTGCACGCCTTACCCGGCGACCCGGGAGTACACGAAAAAATCCGCTGAACGGACCTTCCGCTGGCTGCAGCGCTGCAAAAATACGCTGGCTTCCACCGATCATCAGGCCCTTTTTGGCATTGTCCAGGGAGGAATGTATGAGGATCTCCGCAAACAAAGTGCTGAAGAAATTACCGAACTTGATCTGCCTGGGTACGCACTGGGGGGCTTAAGCGTGGGGGAATCCAAAGAACTGATGTACGAAGTGCTGGATTATACCGTTCCGCTGCTGCCCGAAGCCAAACCAAGATATCTGATGGGTGTGGGTTCACCTGATGATTTAATCGAGGGTGTCATGCGTGGTATTGATATGTTTGACTGTGTGCTGCCGACACGTATTGCCCGAAATGGGACGGCAATGACGAGGTTCGGCAAGGTCGTGGTCCGTAATGCCACATATGCCGATGATTTTACGCCGATTGATCCTAC from Dehalobacter sp. carries:
- the tgt gene encoding tRNA guanosine(34) transglycosylase Tgt — its product is MAAVKLEILKKDTRTKARLGRLHTPHGMIETPVFMPVGTQATVKSVSPEELKALGANMILSNTYHLFLRPGHELIKRAGGLHRFMNWDGAILTDSGGFQVFSLGDLRKITEEGVEFRSHLDGSKQFLSPEKATAIQIALGSDIVMAFDECTPYPATREYTKKSAERTFRWLQRCKNTLASTDHQALFGIVQGGMYEDLRKQSAEEITELDLPGYALGGLSVGESKELMYEVLDYTVPLLPEAKPRYLMGVGSPDDLIEGVMRGIDMFDCVLPTRIARNGTAMTRFGKVVVRNATYADDFTPIDPTCSCYTCQNYSRAYIRHLIKADEIFGHRLMTVHNLHFLTHLMKEVRQAIAEDRLPEYRKQFFADYGYEK